Genomic window (Nicotiana sylvestris chromosome 7, ASM39365v2, whole genome shotgun sequence):
tggacaagattagaaatgatgatattcgggagaaggtgcacgtggctcccattgatgacaagatgcgggaagcgaggctcaaaTGGTTCGGGCATGTACCGAGGAGAAGGCCagatgctccagtaaggaggtgcgagcggctggttgtggagagttcgagaagaggtagagggcggcctaagaagtattggggagaagtgatcaggcaggatatggcgaggcttcatatttccgaggacatgacacttgataggaagttgtggaggtcgagtattacggttgtaggctaggaggtagttgagtcttgcgttACTTTGTACCGTTGTGAGCCTAGTCTGGTAAGGTTTTTGTCTAAAATAGATAGGGGCATTGTCGTGTCttaatattttctcttttcggtgcaggacctatttactagccatcatttctgccttgtatttttcttctgcattttatgttcctatttttcctatgatctctatggtgaaactaatattctctccttttgttttttcttattatcttgagccgagggtctttcggaaacagcctctctactccttcgaggtagggataaggtctgcgtacatactaccctccccagaccccacttgtggaattttactgggtggttgttgttgtatGAACATAGTAATACTATTAACATAATTTTCATAACCTTTTGTTGTTTCCAAGTCATTTATACCATAATATTAGGAGAACCTAGAAGTTAGACACTTGGAACTAGGACTCTTTTACCACTCTTCTCAAAAACACATTCCAACAGTATTGCTCTATTTGGATCGTGGAGGAACCTCCTTTTGGATCTCTCATCCTTGATTTGATGGAGGATTCTTTGTTGATGCGTGCAATGATTTCTCAGCTTTACCTTATCTGCTTTGACAATTATGCAATTTGTTAGTACGTTATTGAAGCATGATAGCTTACAAGATTTGTAATATGAGGTCAATGGGTTTAGTTGCATTCAACTAACTTGGCTATGGGAAAGTGGAAGTCTGAAGAAGTCCTCACTGCATCACTGCAGCTGTCCAAACCAACATAGGCAAAAAATTCTAGGCGATTTCTTCCTATTTGCCTAAGTTTTGGTGGCAGAGTTACCTGATACCTATGCAAGTTGGATGTAGCAGGTACCCACTGAATTAATCGAGGTGCGCCCAAACTGATAGGGACACCACCAtcagtcaaaaaaaaaaaaaaaacaatgtagTTTTGTCATTTCCTTAAAGTTGAACCTTTGAAGAATTATTAACTTATTGTGGGTTTTCTACCCCTAATGGGGTTCCCTCTTAGCTTATTTCTTTTTGTGTTGTGTAATTTATCCTGCATGAATATCTTTCCTTGTTTTATCATCCTGTCCCTTCTTCTCTGGTCACCTATTTAACCTAAGAACTTTTATCCATTTCTAGCATTATTGTAACTTCAAAAAGCTTTACCATATATGCCTTAATGGCATCAGCTTTTAATTCCCTCGATATTTTGTAAAAAACTCACACCTGTTATTTCAGTTGCCTGTTCTTTCTGCCAATGATTTTAACCTACTAAAGTCTTTTTCAGTATAATTATTACTAGTTATAACTTGCCGAAAGAATCTATGTAAATGACATGAATCACACATCTTTTGGGTGAAGTTTTGATCACTTCATTATTAGAGTATCTTATAATGTCTATTCTGCAGGTTTCATTTTGATGGAGAATCTTAAAGGAAAACTTAAAGATCTCTCCTGTATACCTGGTACAGACGAGTCCTCAGCAAATTTAGGTGCATGTAATCTGTTGAATTATGATCTAGACAAGACTTTTGCCAATATGGAGATTGAACAACTGAGCTCCTACATTTGCAGTGATAAGAGGAAGAGAATTATGGAGATGTAAGTTATCCAAAATTCATTTGGTCATTAGTCATTACCCCGTAAATTAATTGTCTGAATCACATCACATGATATTTCTGAAATCGTTGTTCTGGTCAATCCTTGTTTTCCATTCCCAATTTGTTTTTAGCTTCCAAAGCATGGCTGCATAATATGTAAATTATTTTAAGCAATCTCATTTCTGCACACATTTTATCAGAATGTGCACAAAACATGAAGTTGTGTTTACCAACTTTCGGCTTCATTAATATGAAAGTGCATAAAACATGAAGTTCTGTTTTCCGACTTTCAGCTTCATCAATATGGTAGTCGCATTCTTTCTCTTAGGCTATAACTTTAAGAGGCCACGTAATTGAACTCTAGATATCATTTgtttcaacttcttttctttccttttcttttaatctCTTTTGAAAGATGAACGATTTCAGACCCTCGCACTATTTGTGTCCTGAGTTCTTATGGTCTGCTGTAGGTTTTCTGAAGACACATCTCCAAATAGAAAGCAGAGAGCTAACAGTGACAGCAGTAGAGATTGATATAAAGTAGATTATGAGCTCTCCTATGACCTATCTATCTTGCTTGAGAAAGCCTGTTGTATGTATAATCAAATTTTGATGTGTGCTTCTTGAAGAGGGGAggtacttatttccatttttcCTGTCATTTTTGAGCTGTTAAAGATGGCTTTACTTTTGTAATTTTAGTCTAAGAAAGTTGGTTTGGAGAAGAATACAGGGGATTTTCATTTGTTTGCTTGATGTTAACATGATTCTTAGACTATTTATGTAGCAATGGATAGTTATGTTACGCACGTAATTGTATGCGGAAATAATAATACAGGGCATCTTTATGAAAAGCTCGCGATATCAAAGTAATAATTGGTTTTATTCTAGTATTGCTAATATATTATCACATATAACTAATTAGATTTTTGCAAGAGTTATATAGATACGAATTATGTGAGGTCTTATGTCATAAACTAAATGATGTATTAATAATCGAAAGTGTTTTAGTGGAACTCGTATAATGTGATAATAGTCTACCTGAAATAGTCTATCTGCCTTCTTAAAGGTAGGGATAAGGTGTGCATGTACTCTATTCTTCCTAGATCCCTTGTGGGATTATataggtatgttgttgttgtcgtcgtaTACTGTGGTAACAATATTAGATACTAGTAATTGAAATTTCTGAATCAGTACTATTAAATTAGCTAATGGCGTTATAAACCTAAAGTCGTACGTACGTCTCAGCTATTATAACAAAAAATTTAATTAGAGAGCACTGAGtgattatatatttatttacgTCGCACGAGACAATAGAGTCATCTGTAAGTTCATCAAAGAAATGattatttgtaaacaaataaACTCTCTGCCCAACCCAAAAGAAAATTTATCTCCCGATGTACACGGATATCTTACCGTATATTCTTTGATTCAGTGAATGTAaaagcccgtttgg
Coding sequences:
- the LOC104231023 gene encoding uncharacterized protein, giving the protein MKDLRDRIEDVRWLCSLTESEIDLLIGLKVLIQQRAKKIGHESLANKFDLKTLRALTEGLSETASLLLRGFILMENLKGKLKDLSCIPGTDESSANLGACNLLNYDLDKTFANMEIEQLSSYICSDKRKRIMEMFSEDTSPNRKQRANSDSSRD